The following proteins are encoded in a genomic region of Fervidobacterium pennivorans DSM 9078:
- a CDS encoding thermonuclease family protein: MARKRQKQTTSLSSVLIAIIVALVLFFQSQGEYKKCYVVEVVDGDTLKVNLAGEEYKVRLIGVNTPETNHPVKRVEPYGPEAKAFTKKMLTGRTVYLEFDVQEKDRYGRLLAYVWLEKPSQITDEEIRTKMFNAILLLEGYAQVMTVQPNVKYVDYFLQYQREAMEAGRGLWGLAVYQKSKKKK, from the coding sequence ATGGCTAGAAAACGTCAAAAACAAACTACCTCACTAAGTAGTGTTCTAATTGCAATTATTGTAGCACTTGTTCTGTTTTTCCAATCACAAGGTGAATACAAAAAGTGTTACGTTGTTGAAGTTGTTGATGGGGATACTCTAAAGGTAAACTTGGCTGGTGAAGAGTACAAAGTTAGACTTATCGGAGTTAACACACCAGAGACCAACCACCCTGTTAAACGCGTAGAACCATATGGTCCTGAAGCAAAAGCCTTCACAAAGAAAATGCTAACAGGAAGAACAGTTTACTTGGAATTCGATGTCCAAGAAAAGGATAGATATGGAAGACTACTTGCGTACGTTTGGCTCGAAAAACCAAGTCAGATAACTGATGAAGAGATAAGAACCAAGATGTTCAATGCGATACTTCTTCTTGAAGGCTACGCACAAGTTATGACGGTCCAGCCCAATGTAAAGTATGTTGATTACTTCTTGCAGTATCAACGCGAAGCAATGGAAGCTGGCAGAGGTTTGTGGGGACTTGCAGTGTATCAAAAAAGCAAGAAGAAAAAATAA
- a CDS encoding energy-coupling factor transporter transmembrane component T family protein, whose protein sequence is MKTVSLYVDKDTFVHKLEPVTKLWYAFTSVILSFIFPSIWMGLLFLSISVFLSLVARVLKNMVGFVSAVLVVSLTMLVIQGMFYKENATLVFTIGDLKFYKEGLVHATLLIIRIVNMITAFGLLILTTRPSDMVTNLVQKGLSPKLGYILSSVLQIIPQMLSAASTIIDAQRSRGLETEGNFSQKLKAFFALIGPLVLSSLVEARERAVAIEVRGFGATKRPTFVKLIPETRTDRFVKFIMKFVLVIAVVWRVTLWILK, encoded by the coding sequence TTGAAAACAGTAAGTCTTTATGTGGACAAAGACACTTTTGTTCACAAGCTTGAACCTGTGACAAAACTCTGGTATGCATTTACATCTGTTATTTTGAGCTTTATATTCCCATCCATTTGGATGGGACTTCTCTTTCTTTCAATTTCCGTTTTTCTTTCACTTGTGGCGCGTGTTTTAAAAAATATGGTTGGATTTGTAAGTGCTGTCTTGGTTGTTTCACTGACGATGTTGGTGATTCAAGGAATGTTTTACAAAGAAAATGCCACGCTTGTTTTTACAATCGGTGACTTGAAATTTTACAAAGAAGGCTTGGTCCATGCAACGTTGCTTATAATACGCATTGTAAATATGATAACAGCTTTTGGATTGTTGATATTAACGACCAGACCTTCAGATATGGTGACAAACCTTGTTCAGAAAGGGTTGTCACCAAAGCTAGGTTATATCCTATCATCAGTTCTCCAAATCATTCCTCAAATGCTCTCCGCTGCATCAACAATAATAGATGCCCAACGTTCAAGAGGTCTTGAGACAGAAGGAAACTTTTCTCAAAAATTAAAAGCTTTTTTTGCTCTTATCGGTCCTCTTGTTTTGAGTTCCCTTGTTGAAGCAAGGGAAAGAGCGGTTGCTATTGAAGTGAGAGGATTCGGTGCCACTAAAAGACCTACATTTGTTAAATTGATACCGGAAACGCGTACCGACAGGTTTGTTAAATTTATAATGAAATTTGTTTTGGTCATCGCTGTTGTTTGGAGGGTTACCTTGTGGATACTGAAGTGA
- a CDS encoding ECF transporter S component: MAKSSRLTTMIIVLIPVAVGINYAGKFFAEALKLPLWLDSIGTVLAAMLAGPIVGGISGAINNIIYGLTAGPVSFIYALTSIGIGVTAGLLYKAKMFENAFRALISGLIIAIVATVISVPINVIFWEGQTGNVWGDALFAFLRSKNVGIWLASFFDELVVDLVDKVLTVFIAYGIFRALPKSLIYNFRQEQ, from the coding sequence ATGGCGAAGTCTTCGAGATTAACAACTATGATTATCGTGCTTATTCCAGTAGCGGTAGGTATAAACTACGCAGGTAAGTTTTTTGCAGAGGCTTTGAAACTTCCTCTTTGGCTTGATTCTATAGGAACTGTACTTGCAGCTATGCTTGCTGGTCCGATTGTTGGTGGTATCAGTGGGGCGATCAACAACATTATTTACGGTTTGACTGCTGGGCCTGTATCTTTTATATACGCACTTACAAGCATTGGAATTGGTGTTACAGCAGGTTTGCTTTACAAAGCAAAGATGTTTGAGAACGCGTTCAGAGCTTTGATAAGTGGTTTAATTATAGCTATTGTTGCAACGGTTATATCTGTTCCTATAAATGTCATTTTTTGGGAAGGTCAGACGGGTAATGTGTGGGGAGACGCGCTTTTTGCTTTCCTTAGGTCTAAAAACGTTGGTATTTGGTTGGCTTCTTTCTTTGACGAGCTCGTAGTAGATTTGGTGGACAAGGTTCTTACAGTTTTCATTGCCTATGGAATTTTCAGAGCACTACCAAAATCGTTAATATATAACTTTAGACAGGAGCAGTAA
- a CDS encoding M48 family metallopeptidase produces MLNSFVLLFIAVIVLKVLWDITLDLINMRYSTSPNAKIPDVLKDKISEEDFEKAKRYLKDRVTLGVIMKITSLILTLVYVFFLFPFLEKVLESKGSFIVQSLLFFGIYALIDYLVELPFKVYSIFVIEQKYGFNTTTPKLFVRDQIIGIILGVIIGVPIISIMMWLLNKFTVWWWQLSILSTAFLLFFMIIQPLVIAPLFYKFSELDDEELKSKLRALLDKSGVKVPHIYKMDASKRTKKQNAYLTGIGKSRRLVLFDTILSYNHDEVLSIVGHELGHHVKKHIPKLLLIDIVFISFVLYITNVVYRFILETRIFGVSQPYTVFAYSFLFVSSLVFFLEPILNYLSRKMEYEADEYSAKLLGTPEPLISSLKRLVKENLSNPNPMPLYKVWHYNHPAPEERIKRLMEMGVIDRDG; encoded by the coding sequence ATGCTGAATTCTTTCGTTTTGCTATTTATCGCTGTGATTGTTCTCAAGGTGTTGTGGGATATCACCCTTGATCTTATAAACATGCGATACTCCACAAGTCCAAATGCGAAGATACCAGATGTGCTAAAAGACAAGATTTCCGAGGAAGATTTTGAAAAAGCAAAGAGGTATCTCAAAGATAGAGTTACCCTCGGGGTGATTATGAAGATTACATCGCTTATTCTCACATTGGTTTACGTGTTTTTCCTATTTCCATTTCTTGAAAAAGTCCTGGAAAGCAAGGGATCATTCATAGTCCAGTCGCTATTATTCTTTGGAATCTATGCTTTGATTGATTATTTAGTTGAACTGCCATTCAAAGTGTATTCCATCTTTGTTATTGAACAAAAATACGGCTTCAACACAACAACTCCAAAATTATTTGTAAGAGACCAGATAATCGGAATCATACTTGGAGTTATCATAGGTGTGCCCATAATTTCCATCATGATGTGGCTTTTGAACAAGTTTACAGTCTGGTGGTGGCAACTTTCGATACTATCGACTGCATTCTTGTTGTTCTTCATGATTATCCAACCGTTAGTTATAGCTCCCCTCTTTTACAAATTTTCCGAATTGGATGATGAGGAGTTAAAATCGAAATTGCGAGCATTGTTGGATAAGTCGGGTGTTAAGGTTCCACATATTTACAAAATGGATGCGTCCAAGCGAACAAAAAAGCAGAATGCTTATCTCACCGGTATTGGAAAGTCAAGGCGACTCGTGTTGTTCGATACGATTTTGAGCTACAATCATGATGAAGTTCTTTCGATTGTTGGACACGAGCTTGGACATCATGTGAAAAAGCATATACCGAAACTTCTGTTAATAGACATTGTATTCATATCATTTGTGCTTTACATTACAAACGTAGTTTACCGATTTATTCTCGAAACGAGAATTTTTGGAGTTTCTCAGCCATACACAGTATTCGCTTATTCTTTTTTATTCGTTTCATCGCTGGTGTTTTTCTTAGAACCAATTTTGAATTACCTTTCCCGAAAGATGGAATACGAAGCGGATGAATACTCTGCCAAACTATTAGGCACTCCAGAACCTTTGATATCTTCTTTGAAAAGATTAGTAAAAGAGAATCTATCAAATCCCAACCCAATGCCACTTTACAAGGTCTGGCATTACAACCATCCTGCACCAGAAGAGAGGATTAAAAGGTTGATGGAAATGGGGGTAATTGATAGAGATGGCTAG
- a CDS encoding energy-coupling factor ABC transporter ATP-binding protein gives MAQMVNERSIKIENLWFAYKSEEYVLKGISLTIDERPTAIVGQNGAGKTTFVKLLKALLKPTKGDIWIFGQNTKDTTAAKLAKTVGLVFQNPSDQIFKSKVLDEVMFGPLNVFKDKHKAYENSLRALEIVGLSDKKEEHPYDLTLSERKLLCLASVLAMEPEVIILDEPTIAQDRYSTKLISEIIQQLVSLRKFVITITHDMDFVLENFSRTIVFTDGVVISDGETEKVLSDDRALEKAHLEVPWLIKLARRIGVNYDEIKNLRV, from the coding sequence ATGGCACAAATGGTTAATGAAAGGTCGATAAAAATTGAAAATTTGTGGTTTGCATACAAAAGCGAAGAATATGTTCTCAAAGGGATTTCGCTTACCATTGATGAGAGACCTACTGCTATTGTTGGTCAAAATGGTGCTGGTAAGACTACTTTTGTAAAGCTATTAAAGGCTCTTTTGAAACCAACGAAGGGCGATATCTGGATATTTGGTCAAAATACAAAAGATACAACTGCTGCAAAGCTTGCAAAGACGGTTGGTTTGGTTTTCCAAAATCCATCGGATCAAATATTCAAAAGCAAGGTTTTGGACGAGGTCATGTTTGGACCGTTGAATGTTTTTAAAGATAAACATAAGGCCTACGAAAACTCGTTAAGGGCTCTTGAAATTGTGGGACTTAGTGATAAAAAAGAAGAACATCCGTATGATTTAACCCTTTCTGAAAGAAAACTTCTTTGCCTTGCATCAGTTCTTGCTATGGAACCAGAAGTGATAATACTTGACGAACCCACTATTGCTCAAGATAGATATTCAACAAAGTTAATATCCGAAATTATTCAACAACTTGTATCATTAAGAAAGTTTGTAATAACAATTACCCATGATATGGACTTTGTCCTTGAGAATTTTTCCAGAACGATAGTTTTTACCGATGGTGTTGTAATATCAGATGGTGAAACTGAAAAGGTGCTATCTGATGATAGAGCTTTGGAGAAGGCGCACTTAGAAGTACCATGGCTTATAAAATTAGCTCGGAGAATTGGTGTTAATTATGATGAGATAAAAAATTTGAGAGTTTGA
- a CDS encoding energy-coupling factor ABC transporter ATP-binding protein, with amino-acid sequence MDTEVKKIVVENLSYTYPLSKIKALDNVSFSIFPGESVGIIGRNGAGKSTLCLALTGLVPSFFGGKRSGRVLIDGTDVLDIPKEKLVRKIGLVLQNPFSQISGAKMTVFEEVAFGLENVGLERDEILEKVEKILRRLDLWSKRDQNPFELSGGQLQRLAIASVLALEPEILVLDEPTSQLDPQGTTEVFEVLSELKKMGITIILVEHKFEKLVEHVDKLIFLHEGKLIGFSTPEEIFSMREIDEYNVGEPIYTSVCKKLNARKPNGKYPVHFEEAVEVLKGALKRHGTNG; translated from the coding sequence GTGGATACTGAAGTGAAAAAAATCGTTGTAGAAAACCTTTCATACACATATCCACTTTCCAAAATAAAAGCTCTAGATAACGTTAGTTTCTCGATTTTTCCAGGAGAGTCTGTGGGGATTATCGGCAGGAACGGAGCTGGTAAATCTACGTTGTGTTTGGCGCTTACAGGATTGGTACCTTCATTTTTCGGTGGAAAACGTTCGGGTAGAGTGCTTATCGATGGGACAGATGTGCTTGATATTCCTAAAGAAAAATTGGTAAGAAAAATAGGTTTGGTTCTTCAAAATCCATTTTCACAAATCAGTGGAGCAAAAATGACTGTCTTTGAGGAAGTAGCATTTGGGTTAGAAAACGTTGGCTTGGAAAGAGATGAAATACTTGAAAAGGTTGAGAAAATTCTTCGCCGGTTGGACCTTTGGAGCAAAAGAGACCAAAACCCTTTTGAACTTTCCGGAGGACAGTTACAAAGACTTGCTATTGCTAGTGTGCTCGCATTGGAACCAGAGATTTTAGTATTAGACGAACCAACGTCACAACTTGACCCGCAAGGGACAACGGAAGTTTTTGAAGTGTTATCTGAGTTGAAGAAAATGGGAATTACAATAATCTTAGTAGAACATAAATTTGAAAAGCTTGTTGAACATGTGGACAAGCTTATTTTTCTTCACGAAGGAAAACTGATAGGTTTTAGCACTCCTGAAGAGATTTTTTCAATGAGGGAAATAGATGAATACAATGTTGGTGAACCAATATACACATCTGTGTGTAAAAAACTAAACGCAAGAAAGCCTAATGGCAAATATCCAGTGCATTTTGAAGAAGCGGTTGAAGTATTGAAAGGAGCTCTCAAAAGGCATGGCACAAATGGTTAA